The Deinococcus sonorensis KR-87 genome includes a window with the following:
- a CDS encoding FAD-dependent oxidoreductase, with protein MSSPTSAGPALATPLSKPVLMVVDDDAEVLRAVSRDLRHRYAETYRIVRAQSGEEALSALAELKRRGDTVALLLSDQRMPQLNGVEFLAQASRLYPDAKRALLTAYADTDAAIRAINESRVHYYLTKPWDPPQEELYPVIDDLLGDWQGEYKPGYGGLKVIGDRWSPEAHELRDFLARNGVPYTFYDLETQPDAASLHGDEPLPLVIFPDGERLGAPSIQTLAAQLGLGLSASRPFYDLAIVGAGPAGLAAAVYGASEGLQTVLIEREAPGGQAGTSSRIENYLGFPAGLSGGDLARRGVAQAQKFGVELLSPQMVTGVRLDGQYKYLQLAQGTEIGCHALVLATGVSWQTLPAEGAERLGGRGVYYGAARSEAVNCGDEDVYIVGAGNSAGQAAMYFSTYATRVVMLIRGASVEAKMSQYLVEQLRRTPNIELRLSTEVIACHGDQHLERLTLQDRKSGETQEVAANFLFCFIGAAPQTDWLDGVVARDAHGFVLVGDSLPDDALQGWPLKRRPYPLETSVPGIFAVGDLRASSIKRVASAVGEGSVTVSFVHQHLATL; from the coding sequence ATGTCATCACCCACAAGTGCTGGTCCTGCCCTTGCCACCCCCCTCTCAAAACCGGTCCTGATGGTGGTGGACGACGACGCCGAGGTGCTGCGCGCCGTGTCGCGCGACCTGCGTCACCGCTACGCCGAGACGTACCGGATCGTGCGCGCCCAGTCGGGCGAGGAGGCGCTCAGCGCGCTGGCCGAGCTGAAGCGGCGCGGCGACACGGTGGCGCTGCTGCTGAGTGACCAGCGCATGCCGCAGCTGAACGGGGTGGAATTCTTGGCGCAGGCGTCCCGGCTCTACCCGGACGCCAAACGCGCCCTGCTGACGGCCTATGCCGACACCGACGCGGCCATCCGGGCCATCAACGAATCACGGGTGCACTACTACCTGACCAAACCCTGGGACCCGCCTCAGGAGGAGCTGTACCCGGTCATCGACGACCTGCTGGGCGACTGGCAGGGCGAGTACAAGCCCGGCTACGGCGGCCTGAAGGTGATCGGCGACCGCTGGTCACCCGAGGCGCATGAGCTGCGTGACTTTCTGGCGCGCAACGGCGTGCCATACACCTTCTACGACCTGGAAACGCAGCCGGACGCGGCCAGCCTGCACGGCGACGAACCGCTGCCGCTGGTGATCTTTCCGGACGGGGAGCGCCTGGGCGCGCCATCCATCCAGACGCTGGCAGCGCAGCTGGGTCTGGGGCTGTCGGCCAGCCGGCCGTTCTACGACCTGGCCATCGTCGGCGCGGGGCCGGCCGGGCTGGCCGCCGCCGTATACGGCGCCTCGGAGGGGTTGCAGACGGTGCTGATTGAGCGCGAAGCTCCTGGTGGACAGGCCGGGACCAGCAGCCGCATCGAGAACTACCTGGGCTTTCCGGCCGGTCTGTCCGGCGGCGACCTGGCGCGGCGCGGGGTGGCGCAGGCGCAGAAGTTCGGGGTGGAGCTGCTGTCGCCGCAGATGGTCACCGGTGTGCGGCTGGACGGGCAGTACAAGTACCTGCAGCTGGCCCAGGGTACTGAGATCGGGTGCCACGCGCTGGTGCTGGCGACCGGGGTGAGCTGGCAGACGCTGCCGGCCGAGGGGGCCGAGCGGCTGGGCGGCCGGGGGGTGTACTACGGCGCGGCCCGCAGCGAGGCGGTGAACTGCGGAGACGAGGACGTCTACATCGTCGGCGCCGGAAACTCGGCCGGTCAGGCGGCGATGTACTTCTCCACCTACGCCACCCGGGTGGTGATGCTGATCCGCGGCGCCAGTGTGGAGGCCAAGATGTCGCAATACCTCGTGGAGCAGCTGCGCCGGACCCCCAACATCGAACTGCGGCTCAGCACCGAGGTGATCGCGTGTCACGGTGACCAGCACCTAGAGCGCCTGACCCTCCAGGACCGCAAATCCGGCGAGACCCAGGAGGTGGCGGCCAACTTCCTGTTCTGTTTCATCGGGGCCGCGCCGCAGACCGACTGGCTCGACGGGGTGGTGGCCCGGGATGCCCACGGCTTCGTGCTGGTGGGCGACAGCCTGCCGGACGACGCCCTGCAGGGCTGGCCACTCAAGCGCCGTCCCTATCCGCTCGAAACCAGCGTGCCGGGCATCTTCGCGGTGGGTGACCTGCGGGCGTCCAGCATCAAGCGGGTCGCCAGCGCGGTGGGGGAGGGCAGCGTGACGGTCAGCTTCGTGCATCAGCACCTCGCCACCCTCTAG
- a CDS encoding zinc-dependent alcohol dehydrogenase, with the protein MRALCWNGINDLRVETVPDPEILTPGDVILRVTMSTTCGSDLHLIDGLIPTMEPGDIIGHEFMGEVVEVGPGVRNVRKGERVVVPSFVVCGQCWYCQHDLYSLCDNTNPNARMQEPVLGHHTAGIYGYSHAFGGYAGSHAQYVRVPFADQDCFRVPDGLSDEQALFLSDAAPTGFMGADFCNIQPGDVVAVWGCGGVGLMAIQSAYLLGAERVIAIDRFPERLQLARERAGAETINYMEVDSVPETLNAMTGGRGPDACIDAVGMEAHGTGIGAAYDHVKQALRLQSDRGQALREAIIACRKGGVLSILGVYGVMDKFPLGVVMNKGLTVRTAQQHGQKYLPRLLEHAERGELDPSYLATHRFSLEEAPRGYEMFKTKQDGCVRAVFVP; encoded by the coding sequence GTGCGTGCACTGTGCTGGAACGGAATCAATGACCTGCGGGTCGAGACGGTGCCGGACCCGGAGATCCTGACGCCCGGTGATGTGATCCTGCGGGTCACGATGTCCACCACCTGCGGGTCGGACCTGCACCTGATCGATGGCCTGATCCCGACCATGGAGCCGGGCGACATCATCGGCCACGAGTTCATGGGCGAGGTGGTGGAGGTGGGACCGGGGGTCCGCAACGTGCGCAAGGGTGAGCGGGTGGTGGTGCCGTCCTTCGTGGTGTGCGGCCAGTGCTGGTACTGTCAGCACGACCTGTACTCGCTGTGCGACAACACCAACCCGAATGCCCGGATGCAGGAGCCGGTGCTGGGGCACCATACGGCCGGTATCTACGGCTACAGCCACGCCTTCGGGGGGTACGCCGGGTCGCACGCGCAGTACGTGCGGGTGCCGTTCGCCGATCAGGACTGTTTCCGGGTCCCGGACGGCCTCAGCGACGAGCAGGCGCTGTTTCTCTCGGATGCGGCGCCCACCGGCTTCATGGGCGCGGATTTCTGCAACATCCAGCCGGGGGACGTGGTGGCGGTCTGGGGCTGCGGCGGCGTGGGCCTGATGGCGATTCAGAGCGCCTACCTGCTGGGCGCCGAACGGGTGATCGCCATTGACCGCTTCCCGGAGCGGCTGCAGCTGGCCCGTGAGCGGGCCGGGGCCGAGACCATCAACTACATGGAGGTGGACAGTGTGCCGGAGACGCTGAATGCCATGACCGGCGGGCGTGGTCCGGACGCGTGTATCGACGCGGTGGGCATGGAGGCGCATGGCACCGGCATCGGGGCCGCCTACGACCACGTGAAGCAGGCGCTGCGGCTGCAGTCCGACCGGGGTCAGGCACTGCGCGAGGCCATCATCGCCTGCCGCAAGGGAGGGGTCCTGTCGATTCTGGGCGTGTACGGGGTGATGGACAAATTCCCGCTGGGCGTGGTGATGAACAAGGGCCTGACGGTCCGGACCGCCCAGCAGCACGGCCAGAAATATCTCCCCCGGCTGCTGGAGCACGCCGAGAGGGGAGAGCTGGACCCCTCCTATCTGGCGACCCACCGCTTTTCGCTGGAAGAGGCGCCGCGCGGCTACGAGATGTTCAAGACCAAGCAGGACGGCTGTGTGCGGGCGGTGTTCGTCCCGTGA
- a CDS encoding GreA/GreB family elongation factor, translating into MTATGPIHMTRAGHERLQQALEQAQQRRDEAAKMLSDLRDDAIDLEDRNLQSAQTDLTGLDARIFELEDALARAVVVDDSNTQDGTVMLGSVVLLHEETQGQDMRVQLVSSVEVTVRDDRITQLTDDSPVGQMVMGRRVGETVTVNLRDREMRYTIQAVQ; encoded by the coding sequence ATGACCGCAACCGGACCCATCCACATGACCCGTGCAGGACACGAGCGGCTGCAGCAGGCGCTGGAGCAGGCGCAGCAGCGCCGCGACGAGGCGGCCAAGATGCTGTCGGACCTGCGCGACGACGCGATTGACCTGGAAGACCGCAACCTGCAGAGCGCCCAGACCGACCTGACCGGGCTGGACGCGCGCATCTTCGAGCTGGAGGACGCCCTGGCCCGCGCCGTGGTGGTGGACGATAGCAACACCCAGGACGGCACCGTGATGCTCGGTTCGGTGGTGCTGCTGCACGAGGAAACCCAGGGCCAGGACATGCGCGTGCAGCTGGTCAGCAGTGTGGAGGTGACCGTGCGCGACGACCGGATCACCCAGCTCACCGATGACAGCCCTGTGGGCCAGATGGTGATGGGCCGGCGGGTGGGCGAAACCGTCACCGTGAATCTGCGGGACCGGGAGATGCGCTACACCATCCAGGCCGTGCAGTAG